DNA sequence from the Vicia villosa cultivar HV-30 ecotype Madison, WI linkage group LG3, Vvil1.0, whole genome shotgun sequence genome:
aaccaagTCATTTACATCTTGGAGCAGCAAAACGAGTTCTAAGGTATGTCATGGGAACCATGGAGCATGGAATCAggtttgaaaagagttttaaactcAAAATTAAAGGCTACTGTGACAGTGATTGGGCTGGAAGTGTTGATGACATGAAAAGCACTTCTGGTTATGTGTTCAGCCTGGGTTCAGGAGTAATTTCTTGGTGTTCGAAGAAACAAGACACTGTAGCGCAATCTTcagctgaagcagaatatatGGCAGCTGGTTTGGCTACACAACAATCATTGTGGTTGAGAAAAATACTTGAAGATATCGGAGAAAAGCAAGAAGAAAGTCTACTGCTTCACTGTGACAATAAATCAGCAATAGCCATGGCGAAGAATCCTGTTTTCCACAGTCGAACAAGACATATTAATATAAAGCACCACTTCATTCGAAGTGTGATCGAAGATGGTGATGTGCAGTTAGTGTTCTGCAATTCAGAAGAGCAGCTTGCAGACATTTTTACTAAAGCACTACCAAGAGGGAGATTTCAGCAACTTAGAGAAGCAATGGGAGTTAAAGAGCAACACATTAAGGGGgagtgttaaaattaatgtgttgtaaccaccactatGAGTAAGCATTATGAAAGAAGTGCAAAAGAGTTGTAACCATCATAATATAATTACTGTCTTTATTTAGAGTTATGTTAGAattgtatcattaagattgagagaaccaaagagtcctcatcttaattTTCATCTTATTGTCTTCTATGTCAGTTTTGAGTCAAGCCTATATAAGGGCTTTGTAATGCTAAGAAATATATATCAGTTGGTGGTGAATTCAGTAAAATAGCATATtcaaagcatatcttccaccagtggaagtatagtgaaaAAAGTGTCcagtgcagttttaaagcatatcttccaccagtggaagtatagtgcaaaaagtgtcaaaaaccagttttcctctgcagaattctgcaacactataatttataacataccgcctctagaataccaccaacaataataaaacaaaaagatcTTAAATTGTCGTGCACCTATTAACTATGACGATAAATTTCATGCTATCTTTCTGGCAAAAAAAATCTCCAATTCACGCTATTAACACTTTCGCTGCAGTTTCCTTGATCGCGATTAATTAGTCTAATACTAACAAATTATTAATCgcgtttaattaattagtttaatacTAACAAACTATCTATCTCTATATATAGATATTAACCCTAATACGTAAGAAGAACACACTCACTTTTTCACAAGTTCTTCCTttcaattttcttcttcttgttctaggttttcaaaaatcaaatcaagATCAACAAAATGTATAAGGTAGCAAAAGCTTCAGAGTACCTTGTGATAACTGGAGTCGGAATCAAAGACATCAAGCTTGCAAAGAAAGCATGGATTCTCCCCGGTCAATCCTACACCGTCTTCGACCTTTCTCCGGTCAACTACACCTTCGAAGTTCAAGCAATGAGCGCCGAGAAACTCCCTTTCGTTCTCCCCGCCGTCTTCACAATCGGTCCTCGTGTCAATGATCACGAAAGCCTCCTCAAATACGCCAAATTGATTTCACCACATGATAAGCTCTCCAATCATGTTAAAGAACTCGTTCAAGGAATCATCGAAGGCGAGACGCGTGTTCTCGCCGCTTCGATGACGATGGAAGaggttttcagaggaacaaaggAGTTTAAACAAGAAGTGTTTGAGAAAGTTCAACTTGAACTTAACCAATTTGGATTGTTGATTTACAATGCAAATGTTAAGCAATTGGTTGATGTTCCAGGCCATGAGTATTTCTCATATTTAGGGCAAAAGACGCAAATGGAAGCCGCGAATCAAGCTAAGGTTGATGTGGCGGAAGCGACGATGAAAGGTGAGATTGGTTCGAAATTGAGGAAAGGACAAACACTTCAGAATGCGGCAAAAATTGATGCAGAGACGAAGGTTATTGCTGTGCGGAGAACTGGAGAGGGTGAAAAGGAAGGAATTAAAGTTAGGAGTGAAGTGAAGGTTTTTGAGAATGAGAGAGAAGCTGAAGTGGCTCAGGCTAATTCTGAATTGGCTACCAAGAAAGCAGCTTGGACTAAAGAAAATAATATAGAAATACATTTAGATTTAACTAGATACTTTTTTAAGAGCCAAATTTAaacaatttcttttaaaaaatttgttttgacataaattagttaaaataaatagactttttaaagaaaataaaaccgttttttttatataaaattggttttttttataaaaaaaatatggttttgagaaaaaccggttttaaactggtttttttaaaaaactggtTTTTATGAAAAACCGATTTAAAACTGAACCGATCCACGTATaaaccaattttaaaaatataaaccgGTTTTAAAGAAatagttttaagatccaaaccaaaccatatatatggttctaTTTGGTTTGGTTAACACtactaaaaatatgacatttgcttacaagattttacatcaggtatcaaAATacatgatgtgaaaaatatttgtcaaaagattttacatcagacatttattttcaatgatataaaaaatatataaaaaaatggaaaatatataacGTAGTGGCAGTATtgtaaataaaaggaaaaataaacatgcGGTGGCAAATAAAATGAAAATCTTATTATAACGTATTTTACATCGGGCCTAAGTAATACCCGATAGAAAATGTTATGCACTGGGGACCTTCACATCGGGCCATTCAAAAACCGATGGGAAATGTTACGGCCTTTTTTTCCTAAAACCCTAAACATTAGAGTATTCTCGAAAAGCTTTCACCACCAAAAACTAGAGAAAAAAAGCATCCAACAACGGAGAGAATAATGAGGCCATCCATCCTCAGATCCATCCACTCCGCCGTCTCCCGCAGCCGCTCTCACCTACTTCGCCGTGGCTATGCTACCGAATCGGTCCCAGAATGCAAGGTGGCCATCCTCGGCGCTGCCGGC
Encoded proteins:
- the LOC131660649 gene encoding flotillin-like protein 4, whose protein sequence is MYKVAKASEYLVITGVGIKDIKLAKKAWILPGQSYTVFDLSPVNYTFEVQAMSAEKLPFVLPAVFTIGPRVNDHESLLKYAKLISPHDKLSNHVKELVQGIIEGETRVLAASMTMEEVFRGTKEFKQEVFEKVQLELNQFGLLIYNANVKQLVDVPGHEYFSYLGQKTQMEAANQAKVDVAEATMKGEIGSKLRKGQTLQNAAKIDAETKVIAVRRTGEGEKEGIKVRSEVKVFENEREAEVAQANSELATKKAAWTKENNIEIHLDLTRYFFKSQI